From one Pagrus major chromosome 21, Pma_NU_1.0 genomic stretch:
- the eef2b gene encoding elongation factor 2b, with the protein MVNFTVDQIRAIMDKKSNIRNMSVIAHVDHGKSTLTDSLVSKAGIIASSRAGETRFTDTRKDEQERCITIKSTAISMYYELEENDLAFIKQCKDGSGFLINLIDSPGHVDFSSEVTAALRVTDGALVVVDCVSGVCVQTETVLRQAIAERIKPVLMMNKMDRALLELQLQTDELYSTFQRIVENVNVIISTYGEDEGGPMGNIMIDPVIGTVGFGSGLHGWAFTLKQFAEMYVAKFTKGECKLGPAERCKKVEDMMKKLWGDRYFDPNAGKFSKTATGPNGEKLPRTFCQLVLDPIFKVFDAIMNFKKDETAKLIDKLGVKLDSEDKEKEGKPLLKAVMRRWLPAGEALLQMITIHLPSPVTAQKYRCELLYEGPGDDEAAMGIKNCDSKAPLMMYISKMVPTSDKGRFYAFGRVFSGSVSTGLKVRIMGPNFTPGKKEDLYIKPIQRTILMMGRYVEPIDDVPCGNIVGLVGVDQFLVKTGTITTYDQAHNMRVMKFSVSPVVRVAVEAKNPADLPKLVEGLKRLAKSDPMVQCIIEESGEHIIAGAGELHLEICLKDLEEDHACIPLKKSDPVVSYRETVMEESDQMCLSKSPNKHNRLFMKSRPFPDGLAEDIEKGDVTARQELKARARYLAEKYEWEVTEARKIWCFGPDGTGANLLIDMTKGVQYLNEIKDSVVAGFQWATKEGALCEENMRAIRFDIHDVTLHADAIHRGGGQIIPTARRVLYACQLTAQPRLMEPVYLVEIQCPEQVVGGIYGVLNRKRGHVFEETHVPGTPMFVVKAYLPVNESFGFTADLRSNTGGQAFPQCVFDHWQILQGDPTDPASRPFQIVGDIRKRKGLKEGIPALDNYLDKL; encoded by the exons ATG GTGAACTTCACTGTGGATCAGATCCGGGCCATCATGGACAAGAAGTCCAACATCAGGAACATGTCCGTGATTGCCCACGTGGATCATGGCAAGTCCACGCTGACTGACTCGCTGGTGTCCAAAGCGGGGATCATTGCTTCGTCCCGTGCCGGAGAGACCCGCTTCACAGACACGCGCAAAGACGAGCAGGAGCGCTGCATCACCATCAAATCCAC GGCCATCTCTATGTACTACGAGCTCGAAGAAAACGACCTGGCGTTTATCAAGCAGTGTAAAGACGGAAGCGGCTTCCTCATCAACCTGATTGATTCCCCAGGTCACGTTGACTTCTCCTCTGAGGTCACCGCTGCCCTCAGGGTCACTGATGGAGCCCTGGTGGTGGTGGACTGTGTCTCAG GTGTGTGCGTGCAGACTGAGACCGTGCTGCGGCAGGCCATCGCTGAGCGCATCAAGCCGGTGCTGATGATGAACAAGATGGACCGCGCCCTACTCGAGCTTCAGCTGCAGACGGACGAGCTCTACTCGACTTTCCAACGCATCGTGGAGAACGTCAACGTCATTATCTCCACCTATGGAGAGGATGAGGGTGGACCCATGGGGAACATCATG ATTGATCCTGTCATCGGTACAGTCGGGTTTGGCTCTGGCCTCCATGGCTGGGCTTTCACCTTGAAGCAGTTCGCTGAGATGTATGTGGCTAAATTCACCAAAGGAGAGTGTAAGCTGGGACCAGCGGAGCGGTGTAAGAAAGTGGAGGACATGATGAAGAAACTGTGGGGAGACAG ATATTTTGACCCGAACGCCGGCAAGTTCAGTAAGACTGCCACTGGTCCCAACGGCGAGAAGCTTCCCCGCACCTTCTGCCAGCTCGTTCTGGATCCTATCTTCAAg GTGTTTGACGCCATCATGAATTTCAAAAAGGACGAGACAGCCAAACTCATCGATAAGCTTGGAGTCAAACTGGACTCAGAGGACaaggagaaagaggggaagcCCCTGCTGAAGGCTGTGATGCGACGCTGGCTGCCTGCCGGAGAGGCCCTGCTCCAAATGATCACCATCCACCTGCCCTCCCCCGTCACTGCACAGAAATACCGCTGTGAGCTGCTTTACGAAGGGCCCGGAGACGACGAGGCCGCCATGG GTATTAAGAACTGCGACTCTAAGGCTCCTCTGATGATGTACATTTCCAAGATGGTCCCAACCAGCGACAAGGGTCGTTTCTATGCTTTTGGTCGTGTGTTCTCTGGCAGCGTGTCCACCGGCCTGAAGGTGCGCATCATGGGGCCAAACTTCACCCCTGGCAAGAAGGAGGATCTCTACATCAAACCCATCCAGAG GACCATTCTGATGATGGGCCGGTACGTGGAGCCTATTGATGATGTCCCATGTGGCAACATCGTGGGTCTCGTTGGAGTAGACCAGTTCCTGGTTAAGACAGGGACCATTACCACCTATGATCAA GCCCACAACATGAGGGTGATGAAGTTCAGCGTGAGCCCCGTGGTCAGAGTTGCCGTGGAGGCCAAGAACCCCGCTGACCTGCCCAAGCTGGTGGAGGGACTGAAGCGTCTTGCCAAGTCTGACCCCATGGTGCAGTGCATCATCGAGGAGTCCGGGGAGCACATCATCGCTGGAGCCGGAGAGCTGCATCTGGAGATCTGCCTGAAGGACCTGGAGGAGGATCACGCCTGCATTCCACTGAAG aaatcagaCCCAGTCGTGTcttacagagagacagtgatggAAGAATCAGACCAGATGTGTCTGTCCAAGTCCCCCAACAAGCACAATCGTCTCTTCATGAAGTCCCGTCCGTTCCCCGACGGCCTGGCTGAAGACATCGAGAAAGGGGACGTCACCGCTCGACAGGAGCTCAAGGCGCGTGCGCGTTACCTCGCCGAGAAGTATGAATGGGAGGTGACAGAGGCCAGGAAGATCTGGTGCTTCGGTCCAGACGGAACCGGGGCCAACCTGCTGATAGACATGACAAAGGGGGTCCAGTATCTCAACGAGATCAAGGACAGCGTGGTGGCCGGTTTCCAGTGGGCGACTAAAGAG GGTGCTCTATGTGAGGAGAACATGCGCGCAATTCGTTTTGACATTCATGACGTGACACTGCACGCAGACGCCATCCACCGTGGTGGAGGACAGATTATTCCCACAGCTCGAAGGGTCCTGTACGCCTGCCAGCTCACTGCTCAGCCACGACTCATGGAGCCTGTATACCTGGTGGAGATCCAG TGCCCGGAGCAGGTGGTCGGTGGGATCTACGGTGTGTTGAACAGGAAGCGAGGTCATGTGTTTGAGGAAACCCATGTGCCGGGCACTCCCATGTTTGTGGTGAAGGCCTACCTACCTGTCAACGAGTCCTTCG GCTTCACAGCTGACCTGCGCAGCAACACTGGAGGCCAGGCctttcctcagtgtgtgtttgaccacTGGCAGATTCTCCAGGGAGACCCCACTGACCCCGCCAGTAGACCCTTCCAGATTGTCGGTGATATTAGGAAGCGCAAAGGTCTGAAAGAGGGCATCCCTGCCCTTGACAACTACTTGGACAAACTGTAA